A genomic stretch from Aliidongia dinghuensis includes:
- a CDS encoding cupin domain-containing protein, with protein MTTAHDIIRALGMQPHPEGGHYVETYRAPALSGERAAVTAIYFVLQAGEQSHWHRIDATEIWLWHAGAPLALTVSENGHDAWGVHLGADLANGLKPQAIVPPHAWQCAVSLGAWTLVSCAVSPGFEFAHFELAPPDWKPSPRPSRS; from the coding sequence ATGACGACAGCGCACGACATTATCCGCGCCCTCGGCATGCAGCCGCATCCCGAGGGCGGGCACTATGTCGAGACCTACCGCGCGCCCGCCTTATCCGGCGAGCGCGCGGCGGTGACGGCGATCTATTTCGTGCTGCAGGCGGGCGAACAATCCCATTGGCACCGGATCGACGCGACCGAAATCTGGCTCTGGCACGCGGGGGCGCCGCTGGCGCTTACCGTATCGGAGAACGGCCATGACGCCTGGGGCGTGCATCTGGGCGCCGATCTCGCGAATGGGCTCAAGCCCCAGGCGATCGTGCCGCCCCATGCCTGGCAATGCGCCGTCAGCCTCGGTGCCTGGACGCTCGTCAGCTGCGCCGTCTCGCCCGGCTTCGAATTCGCCCATTTCGAGCTGGCGCCGCCGGACTGGAAACCGTCGCCGCGGCCGTCCCGCAGCTAA
- a CDS encoding class I SAM-dependent methyltransferase — MYSDVVDLRDFYQSSLGQVARRMIRRRIRMIWPDVTGMRVLGLGYATPYLRPFHDEAERVAALMPAAQGVLQWPRGEKNVTALCDEGELPLQDASIDRILLIHALECSEELRPMLAEVWRVLAGGGRVLIVVPNRRGIWARLDRTPFGAGHPFTQAQLSRLLREMAFTPVQSSAALYIPPSASRMVLSAAGAWENIGERWFTSFAGVAMVEATKQIYAKSKPDTRQRRHLVYKPAATSI, encoded by the coding sequence ATGTATTCCGACGTCGTCGATCTCCGCGATTTCTATCAGTCGAGCCTGGGCCAGGTCGCCCGGCGCATGATCCGTCGCCGCATCCGCATGATCTGGCCGGACGTGACCGGCATGCGGGTGCTGGGGCTGGGCTACGCGACACCCTATCTCCGGCCGTTCCATGACGAGGCCGAGCGGGTCGCAGCCTTGATGCCGGCCGCCCAGGGCGTGCTGCAATGGCCGCGCGGCGAGAAGAACGTGACGGCACTGTGCGACGAGGGCGAGCTGCCGCTGCAGGACGCGTCCATCGACCGGATCCTGCTGATCCACGCGCTCGAATGCAGCGAGGAGCTCCGACCGATGCTGGCCGAGGTCTGGCGCGTGCTCGCCGGCGGCGGCCGCGTCCTGATCGTCGTGCCGAACCGGCGCGGCATCTGGGCCCGGCTCGACCGTACGCCGTTCGGCGCGGGCCACCCCTTCACCCAGGCGCAGCTATCGCGTCTCCTGCGCGAGATGGCGTTCACGCCCGTGCAGAGCTCTGCCGCCCTCTATATCCCGCCCTCCGCCTCGCGTATGGTGCTGTCCGCCGCCGGCGCCTGGGAGAATATCGGCGAGCGCTGGTTCACCTCCTTCGCCGGCGTCGCGATGGTCGAGGCGACGAAGCAGATCTACGCCAAGAGCAAGCCCGACACCCGGCAGCGCCGGCACCTGGTCTACAAGCCCGCCGCCACCTCGATCTGA
- the hisC gene encoding histidinol-phosphate transaminase, translating into MTSTETPSPESRQPVARPGVLDIAPYVGGESKVAGVNRVIRLASNEGALGPSPKAIEAYKALSGEIHRYPDGGSAALRAALAGRFGLEAERIVCSGGSDELITLLTRAYAGPGDEVLYSQHGFLMYPIAAMGVGATPVTAPETNLTTNVDALLAAVTERTKLVFVANPNNPTGTYLSAAEMARLHAGLPSHVVLVIDAAYAEYVGQHDYEPGIELVRRSTNTVMTRTFSKIYALGGMRVGWAYCPDNIADVLNRLRNPFNVNAAGQAAAVAALEDVEFAEASRAHNDKWLPWTSEGLTRLGLKLTPSVGNFVLAQFPETTGHSADAAWDYLKSRGMLTRKMGSYGLPNALRITIGTGDEMKAVVDALSQFLGKS; encoded by the coding sequence GTGACCAGCACAGAGACGCCGTCCCCCGAATCCCGCCAGCCCGTCGCGCGCCCCGGCGTTCTCGACATCGCCCCTTATGTCGGCGGCGAGTCCAAGGTCGCTGGCGTCAACCGCGTCATCCGCCTCGCGTCCAACGAGGGCGCGCTCGGGCCGAGCCCGAAGGCGATCGAGGCTTACAAGGCACTGTCGGGCGAGATCCACCGCTATCCGGACGGCGGCTCAGCGGCGCTCAGGGCGGCGCTTGCCGGCCGCTTCGGGCTCGAGGCGGAGCGGATCGTGTGCAGCGGCGGCTCGGACGAGCTCATAACGCTCTTGACCCGCGCCTATGCCGGTCCCGGCGACGAGGTGCTCTATAGCCAGCACGGCTTCCTCATGTACCCGATCGCCGCCATGGGCGTCGGCGCGACGCCGGTGACGGCACCCGAGACGAACCTCACGACCAACGTCGATGCGCTGCTGGCCGCCGTCACCGAGCGCACGAAGCTCGTGTTCGTCGCCAACCCGAACAACCCGACGGGCACCTATCTCTCCGCGGCCGAGATGGCGCGGCTGCACGCGGGCCTGCCGTCCCATGTCGTGCTGGTGATCGACGCTGCCTATGCCGAATATGTCGGCCAGCATGATTACGAGCCGGGCATCGAGCTCGTCCGGCGCTCGACCAACACGGTCATGACCCGGACTTTCTCCAAGATCTATGCGCTGGGCGGCATGCGCGTCGGCTGGGCCTACTGCCCGGACAATATCGCCGATGTGCTGAACCGTCTGCGCAACCCGTTCAACGTCAACGCCGCCGGCCAGGCCGCCGCGGTGGCGGCGCTCGAGGACGTCGAGTTCGCCGAGGCAAGCCGTGCCCACAACGACAAATGGCTGCCCTGGACCAGCGAGGGGCTGACGCGGCTCGGCCTGAAGCTCACGCCCAGCGTCGGCAACTTCGTGCTGGCCCAGTTCCCAGAGACGACCGGGCACAGCGCCGACGCGGCCTGGGATTACTTGAAGTCGCGCGGCATGCTTACCCGCAAGATGGGGAGCTACGGCCTGCCGAACGCGCTCCGGATCACCATCGGCACGGGCGACGAGATGAAGGCGGTGGTGGACGCGCTCAGCCAGTTCCTCGGCAAGTCGTGA
- a CDS encoding DUF3298 domain-containing protein codes for MRIALPFAGALLAAVSFSAPVGAAAIDCTKAKGAHDTAICADPNLRQLNQDLAAAYDKLASAASAAGQAQVHRDEHDRRAYIEELCQPTDSACLAAAYHQGVSSATKFADQAAGGVLVPVERFRLQSAKDAKTSIVRAFPRLDQPNTPWTDQFEAAARQAAAALLPEDPDTAAIVDYRPTYLASDLAAVAFAVATYPRGAAHGLSQQVSFTYLPTAERGLRPADLFQSGTTWSGFLATRAFETLGNQATSGGWTLSISGPGELETIVADPANWLIHPDGLGLYFAPTSVGPYVAGEHEVLVPWADLKPYLSATPAFKVPGSD; via the coding sequence ATGCGGATCGCGCTTCCCTTCGCCGGTGCCCTCCTCGCCGCCGTCTCGTTCTCCGCCCCGGTTGGCGCTGCCGCCATCGACTGCACCAAAGCCAAGGGTGCGCACGACACGGCGATCTGCGCCGATCCCAACCTGCGTCAGCTCAACCAGGATCTGGCGGCTGCCTACGACAAGCTCGCGTCAGCCGCGAGTGCGGCGGGCCAGGCGCAGGTGCACCGCGACGAGCACGACCGGCGCGCCTATATCGAGGAACTGTGCCAGCCGACAGATAGCGCCTGCCTCGCTGCGGCCTACCATCAGGGCGTCAGCAGCGCGACCAAGTTCGCCGACCAGGCCGCGGGCGGCGTGTTGGTCCCGGTCGAGCGGTTCCGGCTACAGAGCGCAAAGGACGCGAAGACCAGCATCGTCCGGGCCTTCCCGCGGCTCGACCAGCCGAACACCCCTTGGACGGACCAGTTCGAGGCCGCAGCGCGCCAGGCTGCGGCCGCCCTGCTGCCCGAGGATCCGGACACCGCCGCGATCGTCGACTACCGGCCGACCTACCTGGCTTCGGACCTGGCGGCCGTCGCCTTCGCCGTCGCCACATACCCCCGTGGTGCGGCCCACGGCCTCAGCCAGCAGGTGTCCTTCACCTACCTGCCGACCGCGGAGCGCGGCCTACGGCCGGCCGACCTGTTCCAGAGTGGCACGACATGGAGCGGCTTCCTCGCCACGCGCGCATTCGAAACGCTGGGAAACCAAGCGACCAGCGGCGGCTGGACCTTGTCGATTTCCGGGCCAGGCGAGCTCGAGACGATCGTCGCGGATCCGGCGAACTGGCTGATCCACCCGGACGGGCTCGGCCTCTATTTCGCGCCCACGAGCGTCGGCCCCTATGTCGCGGGCGAGCACGAGGTGCTGGTGCCGTGGGCAGACCTGAAGCCGTATCTCTCAGCGACGCCAGCGTTCAAGGTACCGGGATCGGACTAA
- a CDS encoding DUF1059 domain-containing protein gives MTKVLDCGSVFPGCDYQVHGPTDAEVIVKELDHAHDAHEIGPVSEALRERIRAAIREEKPARAG, from the coding sequence ATGACCAAGGTTCTCGATTGCGGCTCGGTGTTCCCGGGCTGCGACTATCAGGTCCATGGACCGACCGACGCGGAAGTGATCGTGAAGGAGCTCGATCACGCTCATGACGCTCACGAGATCGGGCCGGTCTCCGAAGCCCTGCGTGAGCGCATCCGCGCCGCGATCCGGGAGGAGAAGCCGGCGCGCGCCGGCTGA
- the gloB gene encoding hydroxyacylglutathione hydrolase produces MALEIRLVPLLSDNYGYLLHDPATGDTAVVDPSEAAPVLAVLEAEGWRLGHILNTHHHPDHIGGNAALKAATGAVIAAPRADLHRIPDVDVPLAEGDRYRVGGSEAQVFAVPGHTSGHIALWFEADEALFSGDTLFSLGCGKLFEGTPEEMWRSLGKLKALPDATRVYCGHEYTQSNARFARTIEPNNAALEARAAEVTALRAAGKPTIPTVLGVEKATNPFLRADVPAVQAAMGLAGRPAADVFAAVRRAKDNF; encoded by the coding sequence ATGGCGCTCGAGATCCGGCTGGTGCCGCTCTTGTCCGACAACTACGGCTATCTGCTGCACGATCCTGCGACCGGCGACACGGCGGTCGTCGATCCGTCGGAAGCAGCACCTGTGCTGGCCGTGCTCGAGGCCGAGGGCTGGCGCCTCGGCCATATCCTCAATACCCATCACCATCCGGACCATATCGGCGGCAATGCGGCGCTCAAGGCCGCGACCGGCGCTGTCATCGCGGCACCGCGCGCCGACCTGCACCGCATCCCGGACGTCGACGTGCCGCTCGCCGAGGGCGACCGCTATCGGGTCGGCGGCAGCGAGGCACAGGTCTTCGCCGTGCCGGGCCACACGTCGGGCCATATCGCGCTCTGGTTCGAGGCGGACGAGGCCCTGTTCTCCGGCGACACGCTGTTCTCGCTCGGCTGCGGCAAGCTGTTCGAGGGCACGCCCGAGGAAATGTGGCGCTCGCTCGGCAAGCTCAAAGCCCTGCCGGACGCGACGCGGGTCTATTGCGGCCACGAATATACCCAATCGAATGCGCGCTTCGCCCGCACGATCGAGCCGAACAACGCGGCGCTCGAGGCGCGCGCGGCCGAGGTGACGGCGCTCCGCGCCGCCGGCAAGCCGACCATCCCGACAGTGCTCGGCGTCGAGAAGGCGACGAACCCGTTCCTGCGCGCCGACGTGCCGGCGGTGCAGGCGGCGATGGGCCTCGCCGGCCGGCCCGCGGCCGACGTGTTTGCCGCGGTCCGCCGCGCCAAGGACAATTTCTGA
- the pheA gene encoding chorismate mutase, with product MDSETSLDSLRQKIDQIDDQLHDLLIERTSLVEEIRSRKSRNGTPVIQPAREAAIFRRLAGRHRGPFPLGAVHRIWREIITAITALQQPIAVAVHVPDDQPGAWDAARDHYGSQVPMTPYSTISQVIRAVSERSATIGVLPMPTEDEADPWWRQLMSRDAGAPRIIGRLPFAGRGNARTGRDAVAIACQAVEPASCDRTFIVVEVPAQISRARLQSCLSAAGFQCDLLAAWASDGLSLALAELRGAVAPDDARLADLSAQLGEPIDRLFHLGGYAEPFVTTPRA from the coding sequence ATGGATTCAGAGACAAGCCTCGACAGTTTGCGACAGAAGATCGACCAGATCGACGATCAGCTGCACGATCTTTTGATCGAGCGGACGAGCCTGGTCGAGGAGATCCGCAGCCGCAAGAGCCGCAACGGCACGCCGGTGATCCAGCCCGCCCGCGAAGCCGCGATCTTCCGGCGCCTGGCCGGCCGCCATCGCGGGCCGTTCCCGCTGGGCGCCGTCCATCGCATCTGGCGCGAGATCATCACCGCGATCACCGCGCTGCAGCAGCCGATCGCCGTCGCGGTCCATGTGCCCGACGATCAGCCCGGCGCCTGGGATGCCGCGCGCGACCATTACGGCAGCCAGGTGCCGATGACACCGTACAGCACGATCAGCCAAGTGATCCGCGCGGTCAGCGAGCGCTCGGCCACGATCGGCGTGTTGCCCATGCCGACGGAGGACGAGGCCGATCCGTGGTGGCGGCAGCTGATGTCGCGCGACGCCGGCGCCCCGCGCATCATCGGCCGCCTGCCCTTCGCCGGCCGCGGCAACGCACGCACCGGGCGCGACGCGGTCGCGATCGCCTGCCAGGCGGTCGAGCCCGCGAGCTGCGACCGCACCTTCATCGTCGTCGAGGTACCGGCACAGATCAGCCGCGCGCGGCTGCAATCATGCTTGAGCGCTGCCGGCTTTCAGTGCGATCTGCTGGCTGCCTGGGCCAGCGACGGGCTTTCGCTGGCGCTGGCCGAACTGCGCGGCGCCGTGGCGCCCGACGATGCGCGCCTTGCGGACCTGTCGGCGCAGCTGGGCGAGCCGATCGACCGGCTGTTCCATCTGGGCGGCTATGCCGAACCGTTCGTGACCACGCCCCGCGCCTGA
- the metX gene encoding homoserine O-acetyltransferase MetX, with protein sequence MSLSETIHRANEAAAGKILVVDVPLTLESGAVLASYRIAYQTYGRLNADKSNAILVCHALTGDQFVADTHPITGKPGWWTTLIGPGLLIDTDRYFVICSNVLGGCLGTTGPKEANPATGQPWGLDFPVITIGDMVQAQVALIDHLGIDQLFCAIGGSMGGMQVLKWATAHPDRVFAAVPIATASRHSAQNIAFHEVGRQAIMADPDWCGGSYFLHDKRPERGLAVARMAAHITYLSELALHRKFGRNLQDRNAISYGFEADFQVESYLRHQGASFVERFDANSYLYITRATDYFDLAAEYGGQLAEAFRGGNVRYCVISFTSDWLYPTSESRVIVHALNAVAGNVSFVEIETDAGHDAFLLDEPEFFATLKGFIEGCARHRGLS encoded by the coding sequence ATGAGTTTGTCCGAGACGATCCATCGAGCGAACGAAGCTGCCGCAGGCAAGATCCTGGTCGTCGACGTCCCGCTGACCCTCGAATCCGGTGCGGTGCTGGCGTCCTATCGGATCGCCTATCAGACCTACGGGCGGCTCAACGCCGACAAGTCGAACGCGATCCTCGTCTGCCACGCGTTGACCGGCGATCAGTTCGTGGCCGACACCCACCCGATCACCGGCAAGCCCGGCTGGTGGACGACGCTCATCGGTCCCGGCCTTCTGATCGACACGGACCGCTATTTCGTCATCTGCTCGAACGTGCTGGGCGGCTGCCTCGGCACGACCGGGCCCAAGGAGGCCAACCCTGCGACCGGGCAGCCCTGGGGGCTCGACTTCCCGGTCATCACGATCGGCGACATGGTCCAGGCCCAGGTGGCGCTCATTGATCACCTGGGCATCGACCAGCTGTTCTGCGCGATCGGCGGCTCGATGGGCGGCATGCAGGTGCTGAAATGGGCGACGGCTCATCCGGACCGGGTGTTCGCAGCCGTGCCGATCGCGACTGCATCGCGCCATTCGGCGCAGAACATCGCGTTCCACGAGGTCGGCCGCCAGGCGATCATGGCCGACCCGGACTGGTGCGGCGGCAGCTATTTCCTGCACGACAAGCGGCCCGAGCGGGGCTTGGCCGTCGCGCGCATGGCGGCGCACATCACCTATCTTTCCGAACTGGCGCTGCATCGCAAGTTCGGCCGCAACCTGCAGGACCGCAACGCCATCTCCTACGGCTTCGAGGCGGACTTCCAGGTCGAAAGCTACCTCAGGCACCAGGGGGCGAGCTTCGTCGAGCGGTTCGACGCGAACTCCTATCTCTACATCACGCGCGCCACCGACTATTTCGACCTCGCGGCCGAATACGGCGGGCAGCTGGCCGAGGCGTTCCGCGGCGGCAACGTGCGCTATTGCGTGATCTCGTTTACGAGCGACTGGCTCTATCCGACCTCTGAGAGCCGGGTCATCGTCCATGCGCTGAACGCGGTCGCCGGCAATGTCAGCTTCGTCGAGATCGAGACCGACGCCGGCCACGACGCCTTCCTCTTGGACGAGCCGGAATTCTTCGCGACCCTGAAGGGCTTCATCGAGGGCTGTGCCCGCCACCGGGGGCTTTCGTGA
- the metW gene encoding methionine biosynthesis protein MetW, whose product MVAPGSRVLDIGCADGALLAHLAAEKGVDGRGMELSQAGVNACVRSGLSVIQGDADNDLATYPAGAFDYVVLSQTLQATRQPRQVLERLTRIGRRAIVSVPNFGYWRVRLGLLVTGRMPHSSLLDHSWYDTPNIHLCTIRDFLTLAAELGLVVEQAQMLDREGQPWRLKAESEAANWLAEQGVFLLRRAG is encoded by the coding sequence ATGGTGGCGCCCGGCAGCCGGGTGCTCGACATCGGCTGCGCCGACGGCGCGCTCTTGGCCCATCTCGCGGCGGAGAAGGGCGTCGACGGACGGGGCATGGAGCTGAGCCAGGCGGGCGTCAATGCCTGCGTGCGCTCCGGCCTCTCGGTCATCCAGGGCGATGCGGACAACGACCTCGCGACATATCCGGCCGGGGCCTTCGATTATGTCGTCCTGAGCCAGACGCTCCAGGCGACCCGCCAGCCGCGCCAGGTGCTGGAGCGGCTGACCCGCATCGGCCGGCGCGCGATCGTCTCGGTGCCGAACTTCGGCTATTGGCGGGTGCGGCTTGGCCTGCTCGTCACCGGGCGCATGCCGCACAGCTCGCTCCTGGACCACAGCTGGTACGACACGCCCAATATCCATCTCTGCACGATCCGCGACTTCCTGACGCTCGCGGCGGAACTGGGGCTTGTCGTCGAGCAGGCCCAGATGCTCGACCGCGAGGGCCAGCCCTGGCGGCTCAAGGCCGAGAGCGAGGCCGCCAACTGGCTGGCGGAGCAGGGCGTGTTTCTGCTGAGGCGGGCGGGCTGA
- a CDS encoding prephenate/arogenate dehydrogenase family protein → MSNALFRRVAIIGFGLIGSSLGRAIKQHGLAGTLVAIDRDAPSRDEIALLKLADEVTGDLAAGVADADLVVLATPVSTYAELGRAIAPLLKPGCIVSDVGSVKQLVLEDLAPALPPHVHLVPGHPIAGTERSGPGAGFASLFEGRWCILTPAPGTDRAAVAAVNALWHAIGSDVVEMDAEHHDKVLAITSHLPHLIAYTIVGTAVDLEEDIKSEVVKFSASGFRDFTRIAASDPTMWRDIFLNNREAVLEMLQRLTEDLFALQRAIRWGEGDFLFERFTRARAIRRSVIEAKQA, encoded by the coding sequence GTGAGCAACGCCCTCTTTCGCCGCGTCGCGATCATCGGGTTCGGCCTCATCGGCTCGTCGCTCGGCCGGGCGATCAAGCAGCATGGCCTTGCCGGCACGCTGGTCGCGATCGACCGGGACGCGCCGTCGCGCGACGAGATCGCGCTCCTCAAGCTCGCCGATGAAGTGACCGGCGATCTCGCCGCCGGCGTGGCCGACGCCGACCTCGTCGTGCTGGCGACGCCGGTTTCAACCTACGCCGAGCTTGGCCGCGCCATCGCACCGCTGCTCAAGCCCGGCTGCATCGTCAGCGATGTGGGCTCAGTGAAGCAGCTGGTGCTGGAAGACCTGGCGCCAGCCCTGCCGCCGCACGTCCATCTGGTGCCGGGACATCCGATCGCCGGCACTGAGCGGTCGGGCCCGGGCGCCGGCTTCGCGAGCCTGTTCGAAGGCCGCTGGTGCATCCTGACGCCCGCTCCTGGGACCGACCGGGCCGCGGTCGCCGCGGTGAATGCGCTGTGGCACGCGATCGGCAGCGACGTGGTCGAGATGGATGCGGAGCATCACGACAAGGTGCTGGCCATCACCTCGCACCTGCCGCACCTGATCGCCTACACGATCGTCGGCACCGCCGTCGATCTGGAGGAGGACATCAAGTCCGAGGTCGTGAAATTCTCGGCGAGCGGCTTCCGCGACTTCACGCGCATTGCGGCGTCGGACCCGACCATGTGGCGCGACATCTTCCTCAACAACCGCGAGGCGGTGCTGGAGATGCTGCAGCGCCTGACCGAGGATCTGTTCGCGTTGCAGCGGGCGATCCGCTGGGGCGAAGGCGACTTCCTGTTCGAGCGCTTCACCCGCGCCCGCGCCATCCGCCGCAGCGTGATCGAGGCGAAGCAGGCCTAG
- a CDS encoding glutathione S-transferase, protein MKLLYSAASPYVRKVMVVAHETGLAGKIELVPSTVAPTLVNSDVAAKNPLVKVPTLVLDDGTGLFDSRVIAEYLDSLHGGHRLFPAEGPARWTALRRQATADGLLDAALLVRYEHNLRPEPQRWAAWSEGQFRKIRQALAALAAERLGGSLTIGEIAAGCALGYLDFRFPEEDWRSAHPTLAAWYADVAERPSFVATVPKA, encoded by the coding sequence ATGAAGCTGCTTTATTCCGCCGCCTCGCCCTATGTCCGCAAGGTCATGGTCGTGGCGCACGAGACCGGGCTTGCAGGCAAGATCGAACTGGTGCCCAGCACCGTGGCGCCGACGCTCGTCAATTCCGACGTCGCGGCCAAGAACCCGCTGGTCAAGGTGCCGACCCTGGTGCTCGATGACGGGACGGGCCTGTTCGATTCCCGCGTCATCGCGGAGTATCTCGACAGTCTGCACGGCGGTCACCGGCTGTTCCCGGCAGAGGGGCCGGCGCGCTGGACGGCGCTCCGCCGGCAGGCGACGGCCGACGGCCTGCTCGATGCGGCATTGCTCGTCCGCTACGAGCACAATCTCCGGCCGGAACCGCAGCGCTGGGCCGCCTGGAGCGAGGGCCAATTCCGCAAGATCCGCCAGGCGCTGGCCGCTCTTGCCGCGGAGCGCCTCGGCGGTTCGCTCACGATCGGCGAGATCGCGGCCGGCTGCGCGCTGGGCTATCTCGACTTCCGCTTCCCCGAGGAGGATTGGCGTTCGGCCCATCCGACGCTCGCCGCCTGGTACGCGGACGTGGCCGAGCGCCCGTCGTTCGTCGCGACCGTCCCGAAGGCATGA